The Vidua macroura isolate BioBank_ID:100142 chromosome 4, ASM2450914v1, whole genome shotgun sequence genome window below encodes:
- the TMEM129 gene encoding E3 ubiquitin-protein ligase TM129: MESPAVTFTLAYLVFAVCFVFPPDEVRSAGLTVQSLLSAWLGSEDAAFVQYHLRRSTGTLLAHSLLPLGYYLGMCFAAPEKHLCFFYLASKEWKTFFFFSVLLPAITSGLAYYWSRKGWNNHPLARTLAVHALPQSGWRAVASSINTEFRRIDKFATGAPGARVIVTDTWVIKVTTYCLHVAQQQDIHLTVTDSRQHELTPDSNVPVQFLTIRVASVNPYVKAFDIRLNSTEYGELREKLRAPISNAANVVIHQSLSDLFLETFTSLVEINQTYHVPSTQELEPCIGCMQTIANIKLIKNCQEPNEGECQQCYCRPMWCLTCMGKWFASRQDQQHPETWLSSQVPCPTCRAKFCILDVCLIR; this comes from the exons ATGGAGAGCCCCGCGGTGACCTTCACGCTTGCCTATCTGGTGTTCGCCGTGTGCTTCGTGTTCCCGCCCGACGAGGTGCGCTCGGCGGGGCTGACGGTGCAGAGCCTGCTGTCCGCCTGGCTGGGCAGCGAGGACGCGGCCTTCGTGCAGTACCACCTGCGGCGCAGCACCGGCACGCTGCTGGCGCACTCCCTGCTGCCGCTCG gtTATTACCTTGGTATGTGCTTTGCTGCACCTGAAAaacatctttgttttttctACCTGGCTTCAAAAGAGTGgaaaactttcttcttcttctccgTTCTCCTCCCAGCAATCACCAGTGGCCTGGCATATTACTGGTCACGGAAGGGTTGGAATAATCATCCGCTAGCCCGGACACTCGCTGTTCACGCCCTCCCCCAGTCAGGCTGGAGGGCAGTAGCTTCTTCCATCAACACAGAATTTAGGAGAATTGACAAATTCGCTACCGGAGCGCCAGGAGCCAGGGTGATTGTTACAGACACGTGGGTGATTAAAGTGACCACCTACTGTTTACATGttgcccagcagcaggacattCACTTGACGGTGACAGACTCCAGACAGCACGAGCTCACCCCAGACTCCAACGTGCCTGTGCAGTTCCTCACCATCCGAGTTGCCAGTGTTAATCCCTACGTCAAGGCATTTGATATCCG gttGAACTCCACAGAGTATGGGGAGCTCCGGGAGAAGCTCCGTGCTCCTATCAGCAATGCAGCTAATGTTGTGATCCATCAAAGCCttagtgatttatttttagaaaccTTTACATCTCTGGTGGAAATAAACCAGACATACCATGTTCCAAGCACTCAG gagctggagccatGCATAGGGTGTATGCAGACTATTGCCAACATCAAGCTCATCAAGAACTGCCAGGAGCCCAACGAGGGGGAATGCCAGCAGTGCTACTGCCGGCCCATGTGGTGCCTCACCTGCATGGGCAAGTGGTTTGCCAGCAGACAGgaccagcagcacccagagacCTGGCTGTCGAGCCAAGTGCCTTGCCCGACTTGCCGAGCCAAATTTTGCATTCTAGATGTTTGCCTAATACGATGA
- the TACC3 gene encoding transforming acidic coiled-coil-containing protein 3 isoform X1 — MSLQILNAENGENGGSLKDDLTAEDIDFFFALPEPTGRPSILRLSQKENLPPKSGGKAMKVTFQTPQRDPRTRKILSPAMTDKLQTAFALDDCREDVADILFAPSDADTCQQKTEAETNNTQMPEKVSVAPYPDDEMPVKSRGSYNLDFDNLNDINPFQSSVQLPHSPGNLQKSPVKVSSSPEKTIEKSNDSLLRDDAAPFASATANTECLSEDKALISEKESALSELESNKSKLSPKQAVGDSEQGVKSVSTDASQTDNSVVLAEAPTPPAQSPGSLGPSSSDVCSSPKTEESKLQNVSVAEQAGALESKRDEELGVSKPAEKPDVTKAGPVKLEFDFDNTTARKPPPKKLGKRPGIKPPSKKIPITKTKPENTEVQNKSNVEDEIPIPKASYKFDWDKLDDPNFNPFGGGSKISTSPKRSKPSPQKVHLSEEQESTSPGRESLPVEEDNRPSTSETLEKEEPKNLEIVEQSVVEDMPKAQEEKPGVQAEAELPGKREVEKQMSPSKMSPANIAPCQDNLVSTDSGKKSMSAEEIKPSSPRTEVTADETANAEPEELFRPSSEVFGMGIDYLEQFGSSSFKESALRKQSLYLKFDPLLRDSPRKPICGTIELSESIMTAPSQPGPVADLSNVPEEAGKSLVSLQSEEKTKGLDLLGTFTTPDAGPLIPDSLSSNVPPVPFATSANTAVDAIIDVLKYSQKDMDAAVELVKREVQEKELEIEKWNEKYNKLHMEYKEMGKIVAEFEQTITQIMEDAQKQKETSRKEIQKLMEEKQQAISDLNSMEKSFSELFKRLEKQKDALEGYHKNEEVLKKCAEDYLARIKKEEQRYQALKAHAEEKLQQANEEIAQVRSKAKSETAVLQATLRKEQMRIQSLERSLEQKTKENDELTKICDDLILKMEKN; from the exons ATGAGTCTGCagattttaaatgcagaaaatggagaaaatggagGAAGCCTTAAGGATGACTTAACAGCGGAAGACATTGACTTTTTCTTTGCGCTGCCGGAACCTACAGGGAGACCTTCTATTCTTCGCCTGTCCCAGAAAGAAAACTTGCCACcaaaaagtgggggaaaagcGATGAAG GTAACCTTTCAAACTCCTCAAAGAGATCCTCGTACTAGAAAAATCCTGAGTCCTGCTATGACAGACAAACTTCAGACTGCTTTTGCACTTGACGATTGCCGTGAAGATGTGGCAGATATTTTATTTGCACCCTCTGATGCTGA cacATGTCAACAAAAGACTGAAGCTGAAACAAACAATACACAAATGCCAGAGAAGGTCAGCGTGGCTCCTTACCCAGATGATGAGATGCCAGTGAAGAGTCGAGGTTCCTACAATCTTGATTTTGATAACTTAAATGACATCAATCCTTTTCAAAGTTCAGTACAGTTGCCTCATTCTCCTGGAAATCTGCAAAAGTCTCCTGTAAAAGTATCCAGCAGCCCTGAGAAAACTATTGAAAAAAGTAATGATTCTCTTCTGCGGGATGATGCAGCTCCTTTTGCTTCAGCCACAGCAAATACAGAGTGTTTAAGTGAAGACAAGGCTCTCATCTCTGAAAAAGAATCTGCACTGAGCGAGCTGGAGTCTAACAAATCCAAGCTGTCCCCTAAGCAAGCAGTTGGTGACTCTGAGCAGGGTGTGAAGTCTGTTTCCACAGATGCAAGCCAAACTGATAATTCAGTGGTATTAGCAGAGGCACCTACACCTCCTGCACAGTCACCTGGCAGCCTAGGTCCCAGTAGTTCTGATGTATGTAGCTCTCCTAAAACTGAGGAATCAAAGCTTCAGAATGTTTCAGTAGCAGAACAAGCTGGTGCACTAGAGTCAAAGCGTGATGAAGAGCTGGGTGTCTCCAAACCTGCAGAAAAGCCTGATGTCACCAAGGCTGGACCAGTAAAACTGGAATTTGACTTTGATAATACCACTGCTAGAAAACCACCTCCTAAGAAACTAGGTAAAAGACCTGGAATTAAGCCACCTTCCAAAAAAATTCCTATTACCAAAACAAAACCGGAGAATACTGAagtgcaaaataaaagcaatgtgGAGGATGAAATCCCTATTCCTAAAGCATCTTATAAGTTTGACTGGGACAAACTTGATGATCCAAACTTTAATCCATTTGGAGGAGGTTCTAAAATTTCCACCTCACCCAAGCGTTCTAAACCCAGCCCTCAGAAAGTTCACCTGTCAGAGGAACAGGAGAGTACCTCACCAGGAAGGGAATCTCTTCCAGTGGAGGAGGATAACAGGCCAAGTACCAGTGAAACTCTTGAGAAGGAAGAACCCAAAAATCT GGAAATTGTTGAGCAGAGTGTGGTAGAAGACATGCCAAAAGCTCAAGAAGAGAAGCCAGGAGTTCAAGCAGAAGCTGAACttccaggaaaaagagaagtg GAGAAGCAAATGAGCCCATCTAAAATGTCTCCAGCTAACATTGCCCCCTGTCAAGATAATTTGGTTTCCACTGACAGTGGAAAAAAGTCAATGtctgcagaagaaattaaacCTAGTTCCCCTAGAACTGAAGTAACAGCTGATGAGACCGCTAATGCTGAACCTGAAGAGCTCTTCAGACCATCATCAGAAG tttttgGAATGGGCATAGACTACCTGGAACAGTTTGGGTCTTCATCA TTCAAAGAATCAGCCTTGAGAAAACAGTCACTGTATTTGAAGTTTGACCCTCTGTTGAGAGACAGTCCAAGAAAACCAATTTGTGGTACTATTGAATTAAGTGAGAGTATCATGACAGCTCCATCTCAGCCTGG tCCTGTTGCTGATTTAAGTAATGTGCCTGAGGAAGCTGGAAAGTCTCTAGTGAGTCTTCAgagtgaagaaaaaacaaaaggactAGATCTGCTGGGGACATTTACAACTCCT gATGCTGGTCCCCTAATTCCAGACTCCCTGAGTAGTAATGTTCCTCCAGTCCCTTTTGCTACTTCTGCAAACACTGCAGTGGATGCTATTATAGATGTGCTAAAATATAGCCAAAAGGACATGGATGCAGCTGTTGAACTGGTGAAGAGAGAG GTTCAAGAGAAAGAGCTGGAGATTGAAAAATGGAATGAGAAGTATAATAAGCTTCATATGGAATACAAAGAAATGGG aAAAATTGTTGCTGAATTTGAACAGACAATAACACAAATTATGG AGGATGctcagaagcagaaggaaacctcaagaaaagaaatacagaagctgatggaagagaagcagcaagctATTTCAGATCTGAACTCTATGGAGAAGTCCTTCTCTGAGCTCTTCAAACGacttgaaaaacagaaagatgCGTTAGAGGGTTACCACAAA AATGAAGAAGTTCTGAAGAAATGTGCAGAAGATTACTTGGCTAGAATTAAAAAAGAGGAGCAGAGATACCAGGCACTCAAAGCACATGCTgaagaaaagctgcagca AGCCAATGAGGAAATTGCTCAGGTTCGCAGCAAAGCAAAATCAGAGACTGCAGTGCTTCAAGCCACACTGCGCAAAGAGCAGATGAGGATCCAGTCTTTAGAGAGGAGCCTTGAACAAAAG ACTAAAGAAAATGATGAATTAACAAAAATCTGTGATGACTTGATCttgaagatggaaaaaaattga
- the TACC3 gene encoding transforming acidic coiled-coil-containing protein 3 isoform X2, protein MSLQILNAENGENGGSLKDDLTAEDIDFFFALPEPTGRPSILRLSQKENLPPKSGGKAMKVTFQTPQRDPRTRKILSPAMTDKLQTAFALDDCREDVADILFAPSDADTCQQKTEAETNNTQMPEKVSVAPYPDDEMPVKSRGSYNLDFDNLNDINPFQSSVQLPHSPGNLQKSPVKVSSSPEKTIEKSNDSLLRDDAAPFASATANTECLSEDKALISEKESALSELESNKSKLSPKQAVGDSEQGVKSVSTDASQTDNSVVLAEAPTPPAQSPGSLGPSSSDVCSSPKTEESKLQNVSVAEQAGALESKRDEELGVSKPAEKPDVTKAGPVKLEFDFDNTTARKPPPKKLGKRPGIKPPSKKIPITKTKPENTEVQNKSNVEDEIPIPKASYKFDWDKLDDPNFNPFGGGSKISTSPKRSKPSPQKVHLSEEQESTSPGRESLPVEEDNRPSTSETLEKEEPKNLEIVEQSVVEDMPKAQEEKPGVQAEAELPGKREVEKQMSPSKMSPANIAPCQDNLVSTDSGKKSMSAEEIKPSSPRTEVTADETANAEPEELFRPSSEVFGMGIDYLEQFGSSSDAGPLIPDSLSSNVPPVPFATSANTAVDAIIDVLKYSQKDMDAAVELVKREVQEKELEIEKWNEKYNKLHMEYKEMGKIVAEFEQTITQIMEDAQKQKETSRKEIQKLMEEKQQAISDLNSMEKSFSELFKRLEKQKDALEGYHKNEEVLKKCAEDYLARIKKEEQRYQALKAHAEEKLQQANEEIAQVRSKAKSETAVLQATLRKEQMRIQSLERSLEQKTKENDELTKICDDLILKMEKN, encoded by the exons ATGAGTCTGCagattttaaatgcagaaaatggagaaaatggagGAAGCCTTAAGGATGACTTAACAGCGGAAGACATTGACTTTTTCTTTGCGCTGCCGGAACCTACAGGGAGACCTTCTATTCTTCGCCTGTCCCAGAAAGAAAACTTGCCACcaaaaagtgggggaaaagcGATGAAG GTAACCTTTCAAACTCCTCAAAGAGATCCTCGTACTAGAAAAATCCTGAGTCCTGCTATGACAGACAAACTTCAGACTGCTTTTGCACTTGACGATTGCCGTGAAGATGTGGCAGATATTTTATTTGCACCCTCTGATGCTGA cacATGTCAACAAAAGACTGAAGCTGAAACAAACAATACACAAATGCCAGAGAAGGTCAGCGTGGCTCCTTACCCAGATGATGAGATGCCAGTGAAGAGTCGAGGTTCCTACAATCTTGATTTTGATAACTTAAATGACATCAATCCTTTTCAAAGTTCAGTACAGTTGCCTCATTCTCCTGGAAATCTGCAAAAGTCTCCTGTAAAAGTATCCAGCAGCCCTGAGAAAACTATTGAAAAAAGTAATGATTCTCTTCTGCGGGATGATGCAGCTCCTTTTGCTTCAGCCACAGCAAATACAGAGTGTTTAAGTGAAGACAAGGCTCTCATCTCTGAAAAAGAATCTGCACTGAGCGAGCTGGAGTCTAACAAATCCAAGCTGTCCCCTAAGCAAGCAGTTGGTGACTCTGAGCAGGGTGTGAAGTCTGTTTCCACAGATGCAAGCCAAACTGATAATTCAGTGGTATTAGCAGAGGCACCTACACCTCCTGCACAGTCACCTGGCAGCCTAGGTCCCAGTAGTTCTGATGTATGTAGCTCTCCTAAAACTGAGGAATCAAAGCTTCAGAATGTTTCAGTAGCAGAACAAGCTGGTGCACTAGAGTCAAAGCGTGATGAAGAGCTGGGTGTCTCCAAACCTGCAGAAAAGCCTGATGTCACCAAGGCTGGACCAGTAAAACTGGAATTTGACTTTGATAATACCACTGCTAGAAAACCACCTCCTAAGAAACTAGGTAAAAGACCTGGAATTAAGCCACCTTCCAAAAAAATTCCTATTACCAAAACAAAACCGGAGAATACTGAagtgcaaaataaaagcaatgtgGAGGATGAAATCCCTATTCCTAAAGCATCTTATAAGTTTGACTGGGACAAACTTGATGATCCAAACTTTAATCCATTTGGAGGAGGTTCTAAAATTTCCACCTCACCCAAGCGTTCTAAACCCAGCCCTCAGAAAGTTCACCTGTCAGAGGAACAGGAGAGTACCTCACCAGGAAGGGAATCTCTTCCAGTGGAGGAGGATAACAGGCCAAGTACCAGTGAAACTCTTGAGAAGGAAGAACCCAAAAATCT GGAAATTGTTGAGCAGAGTGTGGTAGAAGACATGCCAAAAGCTCAAGAAGAGAAGCCAGGAGTTCAAGCAGAAGCTGAACttccaggaaaaagagaagtg GAGAAGCAAATGAGCCCATCTAAAATGTCTCCAGCTAACATTGCCCCCTGTCAAGATAATTTGGTTTCCACTGACAGTGGAAAAAAGTCAATGtctgcagaagaaattaaacCTAGTTCCCCTAGAACTGAAGTAACAGCTGATGAGACCGCTAATGCTGAACCTGAAGAGCTCTTCAGACCATCATCAGAAG tttttgGAATGGGCATAGACTACCTGGAACAGTTTGGGTCTTCATCA gATGCTGGTCCCCTAATTCCAGACTCCCTGAGTAGTAATGTTCCTCCAGTCCCTTTTGCTACTTCTGCAAACACTGCAGTGGATGCTATTATAGATGTGCTAAAATATAGCCAAAAGGACATGGATGCAGCTGTTGAACTGGTGAAGAGAGAG GTTCAAGAGAAAGAGCTGGAGATTGAAAAATGGAATGAGAAGTATAATAAGCTTCATATGGAATACAAAGAAATGGG aAAAATTGTTGCTGAATTTGAACAGACAATAACACAAATTATGG AGGATGctcagaagcagaaggaaacctcaagaaaagaaatacagaagctgatggaagagaagcagcaagctATTTCAGATCTGAACTCTATGGAGAAGTCCTTCTCTGAGCTCTTCAAACGacttgaaaaacagaaagatgCGTTAGAGGGTTACCACAAA AATGAAGAAGTTCTGAAGAAATGTGCAGAAGATTACTTGGCTAGAATTAAAAAAGAGGAGCAGAGATACCAGGCACTCAAAGCACATGCTgaagaaaagctgcagca AGCCAATGAGGAAATTGCTCAGGTTCGCAGCAAAGCAAAATCAGAGACTGCAGTGCTTCAAGCCACACTGCGCAAAGAGCAGATGAGGATCCAGTCTTTAGAGAGGAGCCTTGAACAAAAG ACTAAAGAAAATGATGAATTAACAAAAATCTGTGATGACTTGATCttgaagatggaaaaaaattga